The following proteins are co-located in the Corynebacterium kalinowskii genome:
- the rimM gene encoding ribosome maturation factor RimM (Essential for efficient processing of 16S rRNA), whose protein sequence is MELMIGRVVKSHGIKGEVVVESTTDEPDIRFALGEVLHGKQSKKEHELTIDAVRVHQGRLLIKFEEIPDRTAADSLRGTQFFAAPLEDDDDEGFYDHELIGLKVMHNGKEIGEITGVSHGPAQSLLEMGDKLIPFVEAIVPEIDVEEGTVAITPPEGLLDL, encoded by the coding sequence ATGGAATTGATGATCGGTCGCGTGGTGAAATCGCACGGAATCAAAGGCGAAGTGGTGGTGGAATCTACCACTGATGAGCCGGACATTCGCTTTGCGTTGGGCGAAGTCCTGCATGGCAAGCAGAGCAAGAAGGAACACGAGTTGACCATTGATGCAGTGCGTGTCCATCAGGGCCGCTTGCTGATCAAGTTTGAGGAAATTCCAGATCGCACCGCCGCAGATTCTTTGCGTGGCACCCAGTTTTTCGCAGCTCCCCTTGAAGACGATGACGACGAGGGATTCTACGATCACGAGCTCATTGGCTTAAAAGTCATGCACAACGGCAAAGAGATCGGCGAGATCACCGGTGTCAGCCACGGCCCTGCGCAAAGTTTGCTGGAAATGGGCGATAAGCTCATCCCATTTGTCGAAGCCATTGTTCCCGAGATTGATGTGGAAGAGGGAACGGTAGCGATCACTCCGCCAGAAGGGCTGCTCGATCTCTAA
- the ffh gene encoding signal recognition particle protein, giving the protein MFESLSDRLQTALTGLRGKGKLSEADINATAREIRLALLEADVSLTVVRGFIKRIKERAAGAEVSEALNPAQQVIKIVNEELVDILGGETRRINLSKNPPTVVMLAGLQGAGKTTLAGKLAKHLVKQGHTPMLVACDLQRPGAVQQLQIVGERAGVPTFAPDPGTAVDTFEHEMGTSHGDPVEVARQGIEEAKRQQRDFVIVDTAGRLGIDETLMTQARNIRDAVNPDEVLFVIDSMIGQDAVHTAQAFRDGVDFTGVVLTKLDGDARGGAALSIREVTGKPIMFASTGEKLEDFDVFHPERMASRILGMGDMLTLIEQAEATLDHEQALETAQKMGTGELTLEDFLNQMLMIRKMGPIGNILKMLPGGKQMSQMADMVDEKQLDRIQAIIRGMTPAEREDPNILNASRRKRIANGSGVSVSDVNNLVERFFEAKKMMGKMAGQMGMGGMGGGSATKKKRTTRKGKGGKKKPIKNRGPKMPGGGMPGMPGGMPDMAELQKMQEQMGGAGMPGMPGLPGMPKMPKGMENIDLSKLKFDK; this is encoded by the coding sequence GTGTTTGAATCTTTGTCCGACCGCCTGCAAACCGCCCTGACGGGGCTACGGGGTAAAGGCAAGCTTTCAGAAGCGGACATCAACGCCACTGCGCGCGAGATTCGTCTAGCTCTCCTCGAAGCCGACGTTTCCCTCACCGTCGTCCGCGGGTTTATTAAGCGCATCAAGGAACGTGCCGCCGGTGCCGAAGTTTCCGAGGCGCTGAATCCTGCGCAGCAGGTTATCAAGATTGTTAACGAGGAACTCGTTGACATCCTCGGTGGCGAGACTCGTCGCATTAACCTGTCAAAGAACCCACCGACCGTCGTCATGCTTGCCGGTTTGCAGGGTGCAGGTAAGACGACTCTCGCCGGTAAGCTGGCAAAACACCTGGTTAAGCAAGGCCACACCCCGATGTTGGTGGCCTGTGACCTTCAGCGCCCGGGCGCTGTGCAGCAGCTGCAGATTGTTGGCGAACGCGCTGGCGTGCCGACGTTCGCCCCGGATCCCGGCACTGCAGTAGACACCTTCGAGCACGAAATGGGCACCTCCCACGGTGACCCAGTTGAGGTCGCCCGTCAGGGCATCGAGGAAGCTAAGCGCCAGCAGCGCGACTTCGTGATTGTGGATACCGCAGGTCGCCTCGGTATCGACGAAACCTTGATGACGCAGGCACGCAATATTCGCGATGCCGTCAACCCAGATGAAGTTTTGTTCGTCATCGATTCGATGATTGGCCAGGATGCGGTCCACACCGCGCAGGCCTTCCGCGATGGCGTGGACTTTACCGGCGTCGTTCTGACCAAGCTGGACGGTGATGCCCGTGGTGGTGCGGCGCTGTCGATCCGTGAGGTTACCGGCAAGCCGATCATGTTTGCTTCTACAGGCGAGAAGCTGGAAGACTTTGATGTCTTCCACCCAGAGCGCATGGCGAGCCGTATTCTCGGCATGGGTGACATGCTCACCCTGATCGAGCAGGCAGAAGCCACACTTGATCACGAGCAAGCATTGGAAACTGCCCAGAAAATGGGCACCGGCGAGCTCACTCTGGAAGACTTCCTGAACCAGATGCTGATGATCCGCAAGATGGGGCCTATCGGCAACATCTTGAAGATGCTCCCCGGTGGCAAGCAGATGTCCCAAATGGCGGACATGGTGGATGAGAAGCAGCTCGACCGCATCCAGGCCATCATTCGAGGCATGACCCCAGCCGAGCGCGAAGATCCGAACATCCTCAACGCCTCCAGACGCAAGCGAATCGCCAACGGTTCCGGTGTGTCCGTCTCAGACGTGAATAATCTGGTCGAGCGCTTCTTCGAAGCCAAGAAAATGATGGGCAAGATGGCCGGCCAGATGGGCATGGGCGGCATGGGTGGTGGCTCCGCTACGAAGAAGAAGCGCACCACCCGCAAGGGCAAGGGCGGCAAGAAGAAGCCAATCAAGAACCGTGGACCAAAAATGCCGGGCGGCGGCATGCCAGGAATGCCTGGTGGAATGCCAGATATGGCCGAACTGCAGAAGATGCAGGAGCAGATGGGTGGCGCTGGGATGCCAGGCATGCCTGGGCTTCCGGGAATGCCCAAGATGCCGAAGGGCATGGAGAACATCGACTTGAGCAAGCTCAAGTTTGATAAGTAG
- a CDS encoding P-II family nitrogen regulator, protein MKLVSAVIQPFMLDEVRDALRKLGCHGMTVTDVQGFGMQKAQQEVYRGANYNPEYVAKSKIEILIHEQFQEQVVSAIVEAARTGNVGDGKIWVTNVEEAVRVRTGERGDAAL, encoded by the coding sequence ATGAAACTAGTAAGCGCTGTTATTCAGCCCTTCATGCTCGACGAGGTGCGAGATGCCTTGAGGAAGCTGGGATGCCACGGCATGACCGTTACTGATGTGCAGGGCTTTGGCATGCAAAAGGCCCAACAGGAGGTGTACCGCGGTGCCAACTACAACCCGGAATACGTAGCGAAGTCGAAGATCGAGATCCTGATCCACGAGCAGTTCCAAGAACAAGTTGTCTCCGCGATTGTCGAGGCCGCACGAACGGGGAATGTCGGAGATGGCAAGATCTGGGTGACAAACGTGGAGGAAGCAGTGCGCGTCCGTACCGGCGAACGCGGAGACGCGGCGCTGTAG
- a CDS encoding ATP-binding protein, translating into MLTNPFTPTFGTSPSLPVGREEIVSDFTRSLRQGPGAPSRAMLIVGTRGVGKTVLLNELEDAARGEGWHILSETALPGLVGRLAEEQLPELLKELDPNSVTRKITGLNAPAGLGGIRSEVEKKHEPRRGLRGELTAATDLVSNGLFITVDEVGRATVDELAELMAVIQHLFRERRNVALAVAGLPEEVAKLLEHPGITFLRRADRRILGAVRRSDASRGLSEPVREAGGTWSAEALKSAVEATHGYPFLIQLIGYHAWENSPNGTITDATDAIIRAQQELGTLVLEPVLSRCTALERDFLNAMAEDNGDSKLADLIDRLEKTPDTVSQYRRRLLDRHIVVSPSHGMLRFAIPGMRDYLRRNEDAGPVPFW; encoded by the coding sequence GTGTTGACCAATCCGTTTACTCCCACCTTTGGGACGTCGCCAAGCTTGCCCGTAGGACGAGAAGAGATCGTCTCCGACTTTACGCGGTCACTGCGACAGGGCCCCGGAGCGCCGAGCCGCGCGATGCTGATCGTTGGCACCCGTGGCGTCGGCAAAACCGTACTCCTCAATGAGCTGGAGGATGCAGCCAGGGGCGAAGGTTGGCACATCCTGTCCGAAACGGCGCTGCCGGGCCTGGTTGGCCGTCTTGCCGAGGAACAACTGCCCGAGCTTTTGAAAGAGTTAGATCCGAACTCGGTAACACGCAAGATCACCGGCCTTAATGCCCCGGCAGGGTTGGGAGGCATTCGTTCCGAGGTGGAAAAGAAACACGAACCACGACGTGGCCTGCGTGGCGAGCTAACTGCGGCAACTGACCTGGTGAGCAACGGGCTGTTTATCACCGTTGACGAGGTCGGTCGCGCAACCGTGGACGAGCTCGCAGAGCTCATGGCAGTGATTCAGCACCTGTTCCGCGAGCGTCGCAATGTCGCCCTCGCTGTGGCGGGTCTTCCTGAAGAAGTTGCCAAATTGCTAGAGCACCCAGGAATCACCTTCCTACGGCGCGCTGACCGGCGGATTCTTGGCGCCGTGCGACGATCCGACGCATCTCGTGGCTTGTCCGAACCCGTGCGAGAAGCCGGTGGTACCTGGTCTGCCGAAGCTTTGAAGTCCGCTGTCGAAGCGACCCACGGCTACCCATTCCTCATCCAGCTCATTGGCTATCACGCCTGGGAAAACTCCCCGAACGGCACCATCACCGATGCCACTGATGCGATCATCCGCGCGCAGCAGGAACTCGGCACGCTTGTGCTTGAACCGGTCCTGTCACGCTGCACCGCCCTGGAACGCGATTTCTTGAATGCGATGGCTGAAGATAATGGGGATTCAAAGCTCGCTGACCTCATCGATCGCCTAGAGAAGACTCCTGATACCGTGAGCCAGTACCGTAGGCGACTCCTGGACAGACACATCGTTGTTTCGCCAAGCCACGGCATGCTGCGCTTCGCTATTCCAGGGATGCGCGATTACCTGCGAAGGAATGAAGATGCCGGGCCCGTGCCGTTTTGGTAG
- the rpsP gene encoding 30S ribosomal protein S16 yields MSVKIKLQRMGKIRTPHYRVVIADSRTKRSGKVIENIGTYEPKAEPSVIKIDSERAQYWLGVGAQPTESVMALLKVTGDWQKHKGLEGAEGTLKVAEPKASKLDLFNQALAEAADAPTAEAITEKKRKAKEEAEAKAKAEAEKEAAEKAAAEKAAAEEAEKEAAAEEAPAAEEAPAEEAAAE; encoded by the coding sequence ATGTCTGTAAAGATTAAGCTGCAGCGTATGGGCAAGATCCGTACCCCGCACTACCGCGTTGTTATCGCTGACTCCCGCACCAAGCGCTCCGGCAAGGTTATCGAGAACATCGGTACCTACGAGCCAAAGGCTGAGCCATCCGTCATCAAGATCGACTCTGAGCGCGCTCAGTACTGGCTCGGCGTTGGCGCACAGCCAACCGAGTCCGTCATGGCACTGCTGAAGGTTACCGGCGACTGGCAGAAGCACAAGGGCCTCGAAGGTGCAGAAGGCACCCTCAAGGTTGCCGAGCCAAAGGCTTCCAAGCTTGACCTGTTCAACCAGGCTCTCGCCGAGGCTGCTGACGCTCCTACCGCTGAGGCAATCACCGAGAAGAAGCGCAAGGCAAAGGAAGAGGCTGAAGCTAAGGCTAAGGCTGAAGCTGAGAAGGAAGCTGCCGAGAAGGCTGCTGCTGAAAAGGCTGCCGCAGAAGAGGCTGAGAAGGAAGCTGCTGCTGAAGAAGCTCCAGCTGCCGAAGAAGCACCTGCTGAGGAAGCTGCTGCAGAGTAA
- a CDS encoding class I SAM-dependent methyltransferase, with protein MPAGNQNAPFWNHNSAFYPEIVRAMPFDGARTLDIGCGTGELLGCLKSRSDDLWGVDPDPTALVSAADHGTTVQGDFLTTQLPAFNYIVSVASLHHMPLMPALKKMRTQLKDGGKLYILGLHRLSTPLDYLVAGLSWLPETAESIIRGKTDPEVAMKDPAEDYAEIKSQAEKILPGARIRRRRHYRFSIEWSRT; from the coding sequence ATGCCCGCTGGGAACCAAAACGCTCCATTTTGGAATCATAACTCGGCCTTCTATCCCGAGATAGTTCGCGCGATGCCGTTTGATGGTGCACGCACTCTCGACATCGGCTGCGGCACTGGTGAGCTGCTGGGCTGTCTGAAATCCCGTTCCGATGACCTGTGGGGCGTGGACCCAGATCCCACTGCCCTAGTTTCGGCGGCGGACCACGGAACAACAGTCCAGGGCGACTTCCTGACCACACAGCTGCCGGCGTTCAACTACATTGTCTCCGTAGCGTCGTTGCACCACATGCCTCTCATGCCTGCATTGAAAAAGATGCGCACACAGCTTAAAGACGGCGGGAAACTGTACATCCTCGGACTCCACCGGCTCAGCACTCCTCTGGATTACCTCGTTGCAGGCCTCAGCTGGCTGCCTGAAACTGCCGAGTCAATCATCCGCGGAAAAACAGACCCGGAAGTGGCCATGAAGGATCCAGCGGAGGACTACGCCGAGATTAAGTCCCAGGCTGAAAAGATTCTTCCTGGGGCCAGAATCAGACGGCGTCGCCACTATCGATTCAGTATCGAATGGTCGAGGACCTAG
- the trmD gene encoding tRNA (guanosine(37)-N1)-methyltransferase TrmD, giving the protein MRLDVITIFPEYLEPLRHALLGKAIEKGILSVGVHNLRDWATDVHKSVDDTPYGGGPGMVMKPTVWGPALDDVCVGKSAGWQLDSAAPHVDKPRHDDLTGREFEGYVEPAEEDKPLLIVPTPAGKPFTQEMARRWSGEQHIVFACGRYEGIDQRVVDDAAHRYRVEEVSIGDYVLIGGEVAVLVIVEATTRLIPGVLGNASSHEDDSFSDGLLEGPSYTKPREWRGLAVPDVLFSGNHKLVEEWRREQSVKRTRERRPDLLEGLE; this is encoded by the coding sequence ATGCGCCTCGACGTCATCACCATCTTCCCCGAGTACCTCGAACCGCTCCGCCACGCCTTGCTTGGCAAAGCAATCGAGAAAGGCATTCTGTCCGTAGGAGTTCACAACCTGCGTGATTGGGCCACCGACGTGCACAAATCCGTCGATGACACCCCGTATGGCGGTGGGCCGGGCATGGTGATGAAACCGACCGTATGGGGGCCAGCGCTCGACGACGTCTGCGTAGGTAAGTCTGCTGGTTGGCAGCTGGATTCCGCGGCACCGCACGTCGATAAGCCCCGGCATGATGACCTAACTGGGCGCGAATTCGAGGGGTACGTGGAGCCTGCGGAAGAGGATAAGCCGCTGCTGATCGTCCCGACACCGGCCGGAAAGCCGTTTACTCAAGAAATGGCACGCCGTTGGTCAGGCGAGCAGCACATTGTTTTCGCGTGTGGCCGCTACGAGGGCATTGACCAGCGCGTTGTAGACGATGCCGCGCATCGCTACCGCGTCGAGGAAGTGTCCATTGGCGATTATGTGCTTATCGGTGGGGAAGTTGCCGTGTTGGTGATCGTTGAGGCCACTACTCGTTTGATCCCGGGTGTGCTGGGCAATGCGTCTTCGCATGAAGATGACTCATTCTCGGACGGCTTGCTGGAGGGGCCGTCGTATACCAAACCGAGGGAATGGCGTGGTTTGGCAGTGCCTGACGTGCTCTTTTCAGGCAACCACAAGCTGGTGGAGGAATGGCGACGCGAACAGTCTGTGAAGAGGACACGGGAGCGCCGGCCGGATTTGTTGGAAGGATTGGAATGA
- a CDS encoding ammonium transporter, whose product MTTEVFANESWMLISTALVLLMTPALALFYGGMSRQKSVLNMMMMSFGSLGVVAVVYVLWGWSMSYGTQDIAGIFSNPFEFFGLRDSIGSSEAPVISKYGYPTVIEVGYQLTFAVIACALISGALADRVKFGTWMVFTALWSTFVYFPLAHMIWGGGILSEHAHSVAAWMFGSEDGEAKVPPVDFAGGTAIHISAGTAALLLAIAVGKRHTFMRTAHRPHNLPFVMLGAALLWFGWFGFNGGSAHGAGWTAGLATLNTTCAAAAGILGWLLAEKLRDGHATSLGAASGVVAGLVSITPAAGVLMPVTSIILGFIGGFLAAFGVALKFRFKFDDSLDVVGVHLVAGIWGTIGLALFAHDKGIFTGDISYGFKLLIVQIVVAALTMLYAGVITAIIGFVLEKTLGWRVDCAVEHGGIDAHVHGETAYDALGMEGK is encoded by the coding sequence ATGACTACGGAAGTCTTTGCCAACGAAAGTTGGATGCTTATCTCGACAGCGCTGGTGCTCCTCATGACACCAGCGCTTGCGCTCTTCTACGGCGGTATGTCTCGCCAGAAGTCCGTGCTGAACATGATGATGATGTCCTTCGGCTCTCTCGGAGTTGTCGCCGTCGTCTACGTGCTCTGGGGCTGGTCGATGTCTTATGGAACCCAAGACATTGCGGGAATCTTCTCCAACCCATTCGAGTTCTTCGGTCTTCGCGACTCGATCGGAAGTTCGGAGGCTCCAGTCATTTCCAAGTACGGATACCCGACCGTCATCGAAGTCGGCTACCAACTCACCTTTGCCGTCATCGCCTGTGCACTAATCTCTGGTGCGCTCGCCGACCGCGTGAAGTTCGGCACCTGGATGGTCTTCACCGCACTCTGGTCGACCTTCGTGTACTTCCCGCTCGCGCACATGATTTGGGGCGGTGGCATCCTTTCCGAGCATGCGCATTCCGTCGCTGCCTGGATGTTCGGCTCCGAGGACGGGGAAGCGAAGGTTCCCCCAGTCGATTTCGCGGGCGGCACCGCCATCCACATTTCCGCCGGCACGGCTGCGCTCCTGCTGGCAATTGCCGTCGGTAAGCGACACACCTTCATGCGCACCGCGCATCGCCCGCACAACCTGCCCTTTGTGATGCTCGGCGCTGCGCTGTTGTGGTTTGGCTGGTTCGGCTTCAACGGCGGCTCGGCGCACGGCGCGGGGTGGACTGCGGGCCTGGCCACGCTCAACACCACGTGCGCTGCCGCGGCGGGAATCCTCGGGTGGCTGCTCGCCGAAAAGCTTCGCGACGGCCATGCCACCTCACTCGGCGCAGCCTCCGGCGTCGTCGCTGGACTTGTCTCGATCACCCCGGCGGCAGGAGTCCTCATGCCGGTGACCTCGATTATTTTGGGTTTTATCGGCGGATTCCTTGCGGCTTTTGGCGTGGCGCTGAAGTTCCGTTTCAAATTCGATGACTCGCTCGACGTGGTCGGCGTGCACCTCGTCGCCGGAATTTGGGGCACAATCGGCCTGGCACTTTTTGCCCATGACAAGGGCATCTTCACCGGCGACATTTCCTATGGTTTCAAGCTGCTGATCGTACAGATTGTGGTCGCAGCCTTGACGATGCTTTACGCCGGAGTAATTACCGCAATTATCGGATTTGTACTCGAAAAGACTCTCGGATGGCGCGTCGACTGCGCTGTTGAACACGGGGGCATCGATGCCCATGTCCATGGCGAAACCGCCTACGACGCACTCGGAATGGAAGGAAAGTAA
- the ftsY gene encoding signal recognition particle-docking protein FtsY: MTMTYLIIGAVVLLLLLLIVVIALGNKRKKEKTVSFTKEEAPKELTREEKSGNYTATGGFNFAPAKETEPVLLDNQKLDAPQPAAAQPLKMQEPEVKAPAAPAAAPVVPVVPEIPEEPQVDVPVEAPVSAATPIAATPIAQEVAEEVAPEPVVDPDADPEEEPTVEPAGQPDIEQEDEVLKEIPELDELDEETESPVVEEPVEAPTEDKAQESPVAAEQETTQEAEEAAEAAAVTVDAAERALEETPVPSTAPAPAPAPLDDIEPAAGRLGKLRGKLVKSNNFLGQSVLGMLTAGDLDEDAWEEIEDQLIMADLGTATTVKVVESLRAKIAERGVESEAQAKAMLRETLIEAGKPELDRSIKAMPYEGKPAVVLIVGVNGTGKTTTTGKLARVLVSMGHKVLLGAADTFRAAAADQLETWGRRVGAETVRGAEGADPASVAFDAVAKGVETQADVVLIDTAGRLHTSVGLMDQLGKVKRVVEKKAKVDEVLLVLDATVGQNGLMQARTFRDVVDITGVVLTKLDGTAKGGIVFQVQEELGVPVKLVGLGEGADHLAPFEVESFVDALLA; this comes from the coding sequence ATGACTATGACTTACCTGATTATCGGCGCCGTTGTCCTTCTTCTGCTCCTCCTCATTGTTGTCATTGCGCTTGGCAACAAGCGCAAAAAGGAAAAGACGGTCTCTTTTACCAAGGAAGAAGCGCCAAAGGAACTGACCCGCGAAGAAAAGAGTGGCAATTACACTGCTACCGGCGGGTTCAATTTTGCTCCAGCGAAGGAAACAGAACCAGTTCTTCTTGATAATCAGAAGCTCGATGCTCCGCAGCCAGCCGCTGCGCAACCACTCAAAATGCAAGAACCTGAGGTCAAAGCTCCAGCGGCACCCGCAGCAGCGCCAGTGGTTCCGGTGGTCCCGGAGATCCCAGAAGAGCCACAGGTGGACGTCCCAGTCGAGGCACCGGTTTCTGCCGCCACGCCGATTGCTGCGACGCCGATTGCACAGGAAGTTGCTGAAGAGGTAGCTCCTGAGCCGGTAGTTGACCCTGATGCCGACCCGGAAGAAGAGCCAACGGTCGAGCCAGCTGGTCAACCGGATATCGAGCAAGAAGATGAAGTCCTCAAGGAAATCCCTGAGCTCGATGAACTTGATGAAGAAACCGAATCCCCAGTAGTGGAAGAACCGGTTGAAGCCCCGACCGAGGACAAGGCACAAGAGTCCCCAGTTGCCGCCGAGCAGGAAACCACACAGGAAGCGGAAGAAGCCGCCGAGGCTGCAGCTGTTACCGTCGATGCCGCCGAGCGTGCGCTGGAGGAAACCCCAGTTCCGAGCACCGCGCCGGCTCCAGCACCTGCCCCGCTCGACGACATCGAACCAGCGGCAGGACGCCTGGGCAAGCTGCGTGGCAAGCTGGTCAAGTCCAACAACTTCCTTGGCCAATCCGTACTTGGCATGCTCACCGCGGGCGACCTTGATGAGGATGCCTGGGAAGAGATCGAAGACCAGCTGATTATGGCTGACCTTGGTACCGCCACCACCGTGAAGGTTGTGGAGTCGCTCCGGGCCAAGATTGCCGAGCGAGGCGTGGAAAGTGAAGCACAAGCCAAGGCGATGCTGCGGGAGACGCTGATCGAGGCAGGAAAGCCGGAGCTTGACCGTTCCATTAAGGCCATGCCTTACGAGGGCAAGCCAGCCGTCGTCCTCATCGTCGGTGTGAACGGCACCGGCAAGACCACCACGACCGGAAAGCTCGCCCGCGTCCTTGTCTCCATGGGACACAAGGTACTGCTCGGCGCAGCCGATACTTTCCGTGCCGCTGCTGCCGACCAGCTCGAAACCTGGGGTCGCCGCGTCGGAGCTGAGACCGTCCGTGGCGCCGAAGGCGCAGACCCGGCATCGGTTGCTTTCGATGCCGTGGCCAAGGGCGTCGAGACGCAAGCAGATGTGGTGCTTATCGATACCGCCGGTCGTCTCCACACCTCAGTCGGTCTGATGGATCAGCTGGGTAAGGTCAAGCGCGTGGTGGAGAAGAAGGCCAAGGTCGACGAGGTTCTCTTGGTGCTGGACGCCACTGTGGGACAAAATGGCCTCATGCAGGCGCGCACCTTCCGTGACGTTGTGGACATCACCGGCGTGGTTCTCACCAAGCTGGACGGCACCGCCAAGGGCGGCATTGTCTTCCAGGTACAGGAGGAACTCGGTGTGCCAGTCAAGCTCGTTGGCCTGGGCGAAGGCGCCGATCATCTGGCCCCATTCGAGGTGGAGAGCTTCGTCGATGCGTTGCTGGCCTAA